In Exiguobacterium sibiricum 7-3, a genomic segment contains:
- a CDS encoding class D sortase, whose amino-acid sequence MKRRLLGLLLLIAGILLILWPMYTNHQKQQAADELKQQWTQNLKAVDAKETKKPVATNGSGLLTIPSLDFEQVILEGASTTILDQSIGHLKGTGAPGKGNYALAGHRSFTKGLHFNRLPELKTGAHVIVTTKSHRYTYQMKTSQLVKPTDLSVLHQDVKQATITLITCDPPETATNRLIKQGVLIKTESL is encoded by the coding sequence ATGAAACGACGACTTCTTGGTCTCCTTCTCTTGATTGCCGGCATCCTGCTCATTCTTTGGCCGATGTATACCAATCATCAAAAACAACAGGCCGCTGACGAACTAAAACAGCAATGGACACAAAATTTAAAGGCGGTCGATGCCAAAGAAACGAAGAAACCGGTCGCAACGAACGGTAGCGGCTTACTGACGATTCCGTCACTTGATTTTGAACAAGTCATCTTAGAAGGGGCTTCGACGACCATTCTTGATCAAAGCATCGGTCACCTGAAAGGAACCGGTGCGCCCGGTAAAGGGAATTACGCCTTAGCGGGACACCGCAGTTTCACGAAAGGACTCCATTTCAACCGTCTGCCCGAGTTGAAAACGGGTGCACATGTGATTGTAACAACAAAAAGTCACCGCTATACCTATCAAATGAAGACATCACAACTTGTCAAACCCACCGATTTGTCCGTCTTGCACCAGGACGTGAAACAAGCAACTATTACACTGATTACGTGTGATCCGCCGGAAACGGCAACCAATCGGTTAATCAAACAAGGTGTTCTAATTAAAACCGAGTCGCTGTAA